In the Zingiber officinale cultivar Zhangliang chromosome 5A, Zo_v1.1, whole genome shotgun sequence genome, tagtgACCTGATGATTTATTTTCCTTTGAACTCTTTCTTTGTCTTAGCTTTGCAGTTCATGGAAACTGATATTGTTGCAATCGTCGGGCCACAATGTTCCACAATTGCCCATGTGATTTCTCATGTCGCAAATGAGCTCCATGTCCCTTTGCTCTCATTTGCGGCCACTGATCCAACTCTGACTTCACTGGAATATCCCTTCTTCGTCCGGACCACCAACAGTGACATGTTTCAAATGGAAGCCATTGCCAAAATAGTAGACTATTATCAGTGGAACCAGGTGATTGCAATCTATTTTGATGATGATAATGGTAGAAATGGCATAGCTGCCTTAGGTGATGCTTTAGTATATAGGCGCCGCAAGATATCTTACAAAGCCCGACTTCCCTCCGGAGCCACAAGGAATGATGTACTAAATTTACTTGTCAAGGTTGCATTGATGGAGTCTAGGGTTATCATTCTACATGTGAATCCACAAGTTGGAATTATGATCTTTTCTGTGGCACATTATCTTGGGATGATGTCTGATGGGTATGTTTGGATTGCAACAGATTGGCTTTCTTCATTTCTAGATTCTAAAGCACCCCTTGATTCCAATACTATGAACGTGATGCAAGGGCTTCTTACACTGAGACAACATACAGCTGATTCAAAGGTGAAGAGTGCCTTTGTCTCAAGGTGGAACAACTTGACACGAAAATATAGCAATGAAGATTTTCGACTTAATGTGTATgggttatatgcttatgatactgTATGGATGCTTGCTAAAGCACTAGATGCCTTCTTTGATGATGGTGGAACTATTTCGTTTTCTAATGACTCAAAGTTGCATGATGCCCAGGGAGGAATCCTTCATCTTGAGGCAATGAGTATCTTTGTTGGAGGAGAGCTCCTGTTGGATGACGTTCATAAGACGGATTTTGTAGGTGTAACTGGAGAGCTTCGTTTTAACTCTGATGGGGATCTAATTCATCCTGCATACGATATCATCAATGTAGTTGGAAATGGGTTCAGAACTATTGGCTATTGGTCCAATTATTCTGGGTTATCAGTGGAGACTCCCGAAACATTTTATTTGAAACCACTTAATTTATCCCCAGCAAATGATCATCTTTACAGCGTAATATGGCCAGGTGAAACAACCACAAAGCCCCGAGGATGGGTCTTCCCGAATAATGGGAAAGAGCTTAGAATTGGCGTTCCTAACAGAGTCAGTTTTCGAGAATTCATCTCAAAATCACCAAGTACAGGCACTGTTAAGGGTTACTGTGTTGATGTGTTCACAGCTGCTGTTAGCTTACTTCCATATGCACTTCCTTATAAACTGATTCCATTTGGTAATGCTCAGGCTAATCCTAGTTATGCTGAACTTGTAAACAAGATTGCGATAGGTGTAAGTCCTGTAAGAAAACTTCAATAAGACCTGAAGTTTGCACGCAACTCTGCTTTCACTAACTTTCATCACTCTCCATTGGTAGGATTTTGATGCTGCAATAGGTGATATTGCCATTGTCACTAATCGGACAAAGCTTGTTGATTATACACAGCCATACATTGAGTCTGGCCTTGTTATACTTGCCCCTGTTATGAAACATAAATCAAATGCTTGGGCATTCCTGCAGCCATTCTCACTAGAGATGTGGTGTATCACAGGGGTTTTATTTCTTGTAATAGGGGCAGTCGTATGGATCCTTGAGCACAGAATTAATGATGAATTTCGTGGTCCACCTCGACAACAAATTGCCACAGTCGTATGGTATGATTTTAAATAGATAGAAATCAATGAAATAACTGATTAATAAATTATGCCTCAGAAATAAAACCCTGACAAGCAAATCAACTTTTATTGTTTCAGTTACCAAGTTGGTAATTAAAGAAATTGTTCAATTGGATCTATTTTCTGATGGTAACTATTACTCTGAATCGATTGATTTTCACTAACCATATCAATCTTGGGGATTGTCAAACATGTACTTGTACTTCTTATTAGCCTATTGGAATTCTAATATGGTAAACAGACACTATGATAAATATTGCCATTGCCACAAAGCATAAAAGTTTGATCAGTAATAATTGCTGGTTGCCAAATATGTGTAAGGACAGAATGTCTACCTTTTCAACTTGTTCAAGGATCAAGCTTAGGATGATATCATAAATGCTGATGACTTCTTTCTCCCCAGCATTGAACTTATTTACAAGGTTTTAGCACATCTTTTTCATTGTCAGTGCTACCATTCATAATTTTTTTGCTTGGTGTCCCTGCAGGTTCAGCTTTTCAACTTTGTTTTTTGCTCACCGTGAGTATAAAACGATTTTTAGGTGTTCATTTCACATATAAGGTGATTATAAATAGCAACCTCATTGCACATTTCTCTTCTTTCATTTCAGGAGAGGGCACAGCGAGCACTTTAGGACGTGTTGTTCTGATAATATGGATGTTTGTAGTTTTGATCATCCAGTCTAGCTACACAGCAAGCTTGACATCAATTCTTACTGTGCAACAACTCTCATCTCCTATTAAAGGAATTGACAGCTTGATTGCTAGTGATGAACCTATTGGGTTTCAAGTAGGTTCATTTGCTGAAAATTATATGGTCGAGGAGCTCAACATTCCTAGATCCAGACTTAAACCCCTCGGATCACCGGAAGAATATGCTAGTGCTCTTGAGCT is a window encoding:
- the LOC121980476 gene encoding glutamate receptor 3.1-like isoform X3, translated to METDIVAIVGPQCSTIAHVISHVANELHVPLLSFAATDPTLTSLEYPFFVRTTNSDMFQMEAIAKIVDYYQWNQVIAIYFDDDNGRNGIAALGDALVYRRRKISYKARLPSGATRNDVLNLLVKVALMESRVIILHVNPQVGIMIFSVAHYLGMMSDGYVWIATDWLSSFLDSKAPLDSNTMNVMQGLLTLRQHTADSKVKSAFVSRWNNLTRKYSNEDFRLNVYGLYAYDTVWMLAKALDAFFDDGGTISFSNDSKLHDAQGGILHLEAMSIFVGGELLLDDVHKTDFVGVTGELRFNSDGDLIHPAYDIINVVGNGFRTIGYWSNYSGLSVETPETFYLKPLNLSPANDHLYSVIWPGETTTKPRGWVFPNNGKELRIGVPNRVSFREFISKSPSTGTVKGYCVDVFTAAVSLLPYALPYKLIPFGNAQANPSYAELVNKIAIGVSPDFDAAIGDIAIVTNRTKLVDYTQPYIESGLVILAPVMKHKSNAWAFLQPFSLEMWCITGVLFLVIGAVVWILEHRINDEFRGPPRQQIATVVWFSFSTLFFAHREGTASTLGRVVLIIWMFVVLIIQSSYTASLTSILTVQQLSSPIKGIDSLIASDEPIGFQVGSFAENYMVEELNIPRSRLKPLGSPEEYASALELGPKNGGVAAVVDERAYVDLFLATNCKFSIVGSEFTKSGWGFVFPRDSPLSVDLSTAILTLSENGELQRIHEKWFTRAGCISDTDEIESERLHLTSFWGLFLIFGIACTLALFIYFIITLRQYFQLGSLEETDTSDHQMLRSGRSLQKFLSFADDKEEDVKNRSRRGQKQKETSNATVDFES
- the LOC121980476 gene encoding glutamate receptor 3.1-like isoform X2, whose protein sequence is MMLVLFLLFFTLFSVIENAAVTSRPAVVNVGAMFTFDSTIGRVAKVAIHAAKDDINADQSVLRGSRIEILMSDTNCSGFSGMVEALQFMETDIVAIVGPQCSTIAHVISHVANELHVPLLSFAATDPTLTSLEYPFFVRTTNSDMFQMEAIAKIVDYYQWNQVIAIYFDDDNGRNGIAALGDALVYRRRKISYKARLPSGATRNDVLNLLVKVALMESRVIILHVNPQVGIMIFSVAHYLGMMSDGYVWIATDWLSSFLDSKAPLDSNTMNVMQGLLTLRQHTADSKVKSAFVSRWNNLTRKYSNEDFRLNVYGLYAYDTVWMLAKALDAFFDDGGTISFSNDSKLHDAQGGILHLEAMSIFVGGELLLDDVHKTDFVGVTGELRFNSDGDLIHPAYDIINVVGNGFRTIGYWSNYSGLSVETPETFYLKPLNLSPANDHLYSVIWPGETTTKPRGWVFPNNGKELRIGVPNRVSFREFISKSPSTGTVKGYCVDVFTAAVSLLPYALPYKLIPFGNAQANPSYAELVNKIAIGDFDAAIGDIAIVTNRTKLVDYTQPYIESGLVILAPVMKHKSNAWAFLQPFSLEMWCITGVLFLVIGAVVWILEHRINDEFRGPPRQQIATVVWFSFSTLFFAHREGTASTLGRVVLIIWMFVVLIIQSSYTASLTSILTVQQLSSPIKGIDSLIASDEPIGFQVGSFAENYMVEELNIPRSRLKPLGSPEEYASALELGPKNGGVAAVVDERAYVDLFLATNCKFSIVGSEFTKSGWGFVFPRDSPLSVDLSTAILTLSENGELQRIHEKWFTRAGCISDTDEIESERLHLTSFWGLFLIFGIACTLALFIYFIITLRQYFQLGSLEETDTSDHQMLRSGRSLQKFLSFADDKEEDVKNRSRRGQKQKETSNATVDFES
- the LOC121980476 gene encoding glutamate receptor 3.1-like isoform X1 — its product is MMLVLFLLFFTLFSVIENAAVTSRPAVVNVGAMFTFDSTIGRVAKVAIHAAKDDINADQSVLRGSRIEILMSDTNCSGFSGMVEALQFMETDIVAIVGPQCSTIAHVISHVANELHVPLLSFAATDPTLTSLEYPFFVRTTNSDMFQMEAIAKIVDYYQWNQVIAIYFDDDNGRNGIAALGDALVYRRRKISYKARLPSGATRNDVLNLLVKVALMESRVIILHVNPQVGIMIFSVAHYLGMMSDGYVWIATDWLSSFLDSKAPLDSNTMNVMQGLLTLRQHTADSKVKSAFVSRWNNLTRKYSNEDFRLNVYGLYAYDTVWMLAKALDAFFDDGGTISFSNDSKLHDAQGGILHLEAMSIFVGGELLLDDVHKTDFVGVTGELRFNSDGDLIHPAYDIINVVGNGFRTIGYWSNYSGLSVETPETFYLKPLNLSPANDHLYSVIWPGETTTKPRGWVFPNNGKELRIGVPNRVSFREFISKSPSTGTVKGYCVDVFTAAVSLLPYALPYKLIPFGNAQANPSYAELVNKIAIGVSPDFDAAIGDIAIVTNRTKLVDYTQPYIESGLVILAPVMKHKSNAWAFLQPFSLEMWCITGVLFLVIGAVVWILEHRINDEFRGPPRQQIATVVWFSFSTLFFAHREGTASTLGRVVLIIWMFVVLIIQSSYTASLTSILTVQQLSSPIKGIDSLIASDEPIGFQVGSFAENYMVEELNIPRSRLKPLGSPEEYASALELGPKNGGVAAVVDERAYVDLFLATNCKFSIVGSEFTKSGWGFVFPRDSPLSVDLSTAILTLSENGELQRIHEKWFTRAGCISDTDEIESERLHLTSFWGLFLIFGIACTLALFIYFIITLRQYFQLGSLEETDTSDHQMLRSGRSLQKFLSFADDKEEDVKNRSRRGQKQKETSNATVDFES